The Deinococcus betulae DNA window CGTGGCCTGACGGTCCGGGAACACCTGGTCACTGCCCTTAAACCCGCTGACGCCATCCTCACCGTTGCCCACGACGTGCAGGCCGACCTGATTGTTCTGGGGCGGCGCCATACCAGTGCCTGGAGTGCGGCTCTGGCCGGCAGCGTGTCCGATATGGTCAGCCACGCCTCGCCCGTTGACGTTCTGGTGGTGCGCTGAGTGGTCTCGCCAGCGACAGATGCTCCTGCGGCGCTGCCAGAAGATGCGGTCGCGCGCTTTCTGGGGGGCCTCTGGCAACTCAACCGCCGCTTGAAACAGCTGGCCGAACCGGTTCTGGCCGAGGCCGGAGAACTGGACCTGCAGCGGTTCATCCTGCTGCGGGCCGTCGAGCGCGGCGTCGTCTACCCCAAAGACCTGTCCGCGCACCTGGGCATCATTCCGACGCAGCTCAGCCGCCTGCTGGAGTCCCTGGTGGCTCGTGGCTGGCTGGAACGTCAGCTGGACCCGGAAGATTCCCGCCGCATTCGGCTCAGCCTCACGCCGACGGGCGCCGCCCTTACCCAGCAGGCCAGTCAGGCCATTCAGCAGGTCATTTCCGCACATTTGCAGGGCATGGGTGCCGAGCGGCTCTCGGCCTTGCTGGCGGCCATTGACGTGTTGGCCATGACCGATTCTCTGCCTTCGCCCATCACCCCACCTCGCCCGGAGTCCGAATGACCACCTCGACACCTGTGGCCCTCACAGGCCTGAAACTCACGCCCGCTCAGAGGAATCTGAGCCTGATCTCTCTCATCCTGGCTGTGCTGCTGGCCAGCATGAACCAGACCATCGTGTCCACGGCCGGCCCGGCCATTCAAAAAGCCCTGGGCATTGAGAACAGCCTGTATTCCTGGATTACCACCGCCTACCTGCTCGCCAGCACCACCCTGGTTCCCATCTACGGCAAACTCAGCGACCTGTGGGGCCGCAAGGTCATCCTG harbors:
- a CDS encoding MarR family winged helix-turn-helix transcriptional regulator, producing the protein MVSPATDAPAALPEDAVARFLGGLWQLNRRLKQLAEPVLAEAGELDLQRFILLRAVERGVVYPKDLSAHLGIIPTQLSRLLESLVARGWLERQLDPEDSRRIRLSLTPTGAALTQQASQAIQQVISAHLQGMGAERLSALLAAIDVLAMTDSLPSPITPPRPESE